From one Solanum lycopersicum chromosome 12, SLM_r2.1 genomic stretch:
- the LOC101268364 gene encoding sulfite exporter TauE/SafE family protein 3 isoform X2: protein MSNQPQFLNIAVKLLASFSYLHQKLLPLHILLGELEFGWRVIVGSVIGFFAAAFGSVGGVGGGGIFVPMLTLIIGFDPKTSTAISKCMITGAAGATVYYNLKLRHPILDLPIIDYDLALLLQPMLLLGISIGVVLNILFAEWMVTVLLIILFIVTSTRSFFKGVETWKKETIIKKEVSRRLTSNNAGAEVAAYKLLPGGPRVRNEGYKTPEVSIVDNVYWKDFTVLIAVWIILLVLHIFKTYTSTCSTTYWILNVLQVPVAVGASAYEAVFLYKGTRVVMSSGEAVITWKVHQLILYCCCGILAGIVGGLLGLGGGFILGPLFLELGIPPQVSSATATFVMIFSSSMSVIQYYLIGRFPVPYALYFVAVATVAALVGQHVVRKIISIVGRASVIIFILAFTIFVSALSLGGVGIADTIRMIKEGQYMGFDNICAYNP from the exons ATGTCTAATCAGCCTCAGTTTTTAAATATTGCTGTAAAGTTGCTTGCTTCCTTTTCATATTTACACCAAAAGTTGTTGCCTTTACACATTTTACTTGGG GAATTGGAATTTGGGTGGAGAGTGATCGTTGGTTCTGTGATTGGATTCTTTGCTGCTGCTTTTGGGAGTGTAGGAGGTGTTGGGGGAGGTGGTATCTTTGTTCCCATGCTGACTTTGATCATTGGGTTTGATCCAAAAACATCAACTGCAATATCAAAAT GTATGATAACTGGTGCAGCAGGGGCAACTGTCTATTACAACCTCAAGCTTAGGCATCCAATACTTGACCTGCCCATCATTGATTATGATCTAGCACTTCTTTTACAACCAATGCTGTTGCTAGGGATCAGTATTGGAGTTGTTCTTAATATTCTTTTTGCTGAGTGGATGGTTACAGTCTTATTGATCATTCTTTTCATAG TTACATCAACTAGGTCATTCTTCAAGGGTGTTGAGACATGGAAAAAAGAAACCATAATAAAAAAG GAGGTCTCCAGACGCTTGACATCTAATA ATGCTGGTGCTGAAGTTGCTGCTTACAAACTCCTACCCGGAGGTCCAAGAGTTAGAAATGAAGGGTACAAGACACCAGAG GTCTCAATTGTTGACAACGTGTATTGGAAGGATTTCACCGTACTTATTGCTGTGTGGATCATTCTCCTTGTATTGCACATCTTCAAG ACTTATACATCAACTTGTTCAACGACATATTGGATTTTAAACGTCTTACAG gTCCCTGTTGCTGTAGGAGCTTCTGCATATGAAGCAGTTTTCTTGTATAAGGGAACGAGGGTGGTCATGTCAAGTGGGGAAGCAGTAATAACCTGGAAAGTCCATCAATTGATTCTTTACTGTTGCTGTGGCATTTTGGCTGGTATTGTTGGTGGGCTTCTAGGTCTTGGTGGAGGATTCATTTTAGGTCCGTTGTTTCTAGAACTAGGGATTCCTCCTCAG GTTTCTAGTGCAACTGCTACCTTTGTGATGATATTCTCGTCCTCCATGTCCGTAATACAATATTACCTGATAGGACGGTTTCCAGTACCATATG CCCTGTATTTTGTTGCTGTGGCTACTGTTGCTGCCTTGGTAGGACAACATGTCGTACGAAAAATAATTAGCATAGTTGGTAGAGCATCTGTGATCATCTTTATTTTGGCCTTCACAATCTTTGTTAGCGCACTCTCATTAG GTGGTGTTGGCATAGCAGACACAATTAGAATGATCAAGGAAGGGCAATATATGGGGTTTGATAACATCTGTGCATATAATCCTTAA
- the LOC101268364 gene encoding sulfite exporter TauE/SafE family protein 3 isoform X1, with the protein MAKIGKTLTGYVVGVIVLAFALFVCAEEIVANGGTNDDFESSYFFKIFKILLHKAKLHYQHFWPELEFGWRVIVGSVIGFFAAAFGSVGGVGGGGIFVPMLTLIIGFDPKTSTAISKCMITGAAGATVYYNLKLRHPILDLPIIDYDLALLLQPMLLLGISIGVVLNILFAEWMVTVLLIILFIVTSTRSFFKGVETWKKETIIKKEVSRRLTSNNAGAEVAAYKLLPGGPRVRNEGYKTPEVSIVDNVYWKDFTVLIAVWIILLVLHIFKTYTSTCSTTYWILNVLQVPVAVGASAYEAVFLYKGTRVVMSSGEAVITWKVHQLILYCCCGILAGIVGGLLGLGGGFILGPLFLELGIPPQVSSATATFVMIFSSSMSVIQYYLIGRFPVPYALYFVAVATVAALVGQHVVRKIISIVGRASVIIFILAFTIFVSALSLGGVGIADTIRMIKEGQYMGFDNICAYNP; encoded by the exons ATGGCTAAAATTGGGAAGACTTTGACAGGATATGTAGTTGGGGTTATTGTTTTAGCTTTTGCCCTTTTTGTTTGTGCTGAGGAAATTGTTGCAAATGGAGGAACAAATGATGACTTTGAATCAAGCTACTTTTTTAAGATATTCAAGATTTTGCTTCATAAGGCTAAATTGCATTACCAACATTTTTGGCCT GAATTGGAATTTGGGTGGAGAGTGATCGTTGGTTCTGTGATTGGATTCTTTGCTGCTGCTTTTGGGAGTGTAGGAGGTGTTGGGGGAGGTGGTATCTTTGTTCCCATGCTGACTTTGATCATTGGGTTTGATCCAAAAACATCAACTGCAATATCAAAAT GTATGATAACTGGTGCAGCAGGGGCAACTGTCTATTACAACCTCAAGCTTAGGCATCCAATACTTGACCTGCCCATCATTGATTATGATCTAGCACTTCTTTTACAACCAATGCTGTTGCTAGGGATCAGTATTGGAGTTGTTCTTAATATTCTTTTTGCTGAGTGGATGGTTACAGTCTTATTGATCATTCTTTTCATAG TTACATCAACTAGGTCATTCTTCAAGGGTGTTGAGACATGGAAAAAAGAAACCATAATAAAAAAG GAGGTCTCCAGACGCTTGACATCTAATA ATGCTGGTGCTGAAGTTGCTGCTTACAAACTCCTACCCGGAGGTCCAAGAGTTAGAAATGAAGGGTACAAGACACCAGAG GTCTCAATTGTTGACAACGTGTATTGGAAGGATTTCACCGTACTTATTGCTGTGTGGATCATTCTCCTTGTATTGCACATCTTCAAG ACTTATACATCAACTTGTTCAACGACATATTGGATTTTAAACGTCTTACAG gTCCCTGTTGCTGTAGGAGCTTCTGCATATGAAGCAGTTTTCTTGTATAAGGGAACGAGGGTGGTCATGTCAAGTGGGGAAGCAGTAATAACCTGGAAAGTCCATCAATTGATTCTTTACTGTTGCTGTGGCATTTTGGCTGGTATTGTTGGTGGGCTTCTAGGTCTTGGTGGAGGATTCATTTTAGGTCCGTTGTTTCTAGAACTAGGGATTCCTCCTCAG GTTTCTAGTGCAACTGCTACCTTTGTGATGATATTCTCGTCCTCCATGTCCGTAATACAATATTACCTGATAGGACGGTTTCCAGTACCATATG CCCTGTATTTTGTTGCTGTGGCTACTGTTGCTGCCTTGGTAGGACAACATGTCGTACGAAAAATAATTAGCATAGTTGGTAGAGCATCTGTGATCATCTTTATTTTGGCCTTCACAATCTTTGTTAGCGCACTCTCATTAG GTGGTGTTGGCATAGCAGACACAATTAGAATGATCAAGGAAGGGCAATATATGGGGTTTGATAACATCTGTGCATATAATCCTTAA